cccaaatacaaatcactttgtgcagctatgaagctaacatgaatcacttgtacagctatgaagctaacatgaatcactttgtgcagctatgaagctaaaatgaatcattttTTGCAGCTATAaacctaacatgaatcactttgtgcagctatgaagctaacatgaatctctttgtgcagctatgaagctaacatgaatcactttgtgcagctatgaagctaacatgactcactttgtgcagctttgaagctaacatgactcactttgtgcagctatgaagctaacatgactcactttgtgcagctatgaagctaacatgaatcacttgtacagctaagaagctaacatgaacactttgtgcagctatgaagctaacatgactcactttgtgcagctttgaagctaacatgactcactttgtgcagctatgaagctaacatgactcactttgtgcagctatgaagctaacatgactcactttgtgcagctatgaagctaacatgactcactttgtgcagctatgaagctaacatgactcactttgtgcagctatgaagctaacatgactcactttgtgcagctatgaagctaacatgaatcactttgtgcagctatgaagctaacatgaatcactttgtgcagctctgaagctaacatgaatcactttgtgcagctctgaagttaacatgaatcactttgtgcagccatgaagttaacatgaattactttgtgcagctatgaagctaacatgactcactttgtgcagctatgaagctaacatgaatcactttgtgcaactatgaagcgaacatgaatcactttgtgcagctctgaagctaacatgaatcactttgtgcaactctgaagttaacatgaatcactttgtgcagccatgaatttaacatgaattactttgtgcagctatgaagctaacatgaatcgttttatgcagctatgaagctaacatgaatcactttgtgcagctatgaagctaacatgaatcactttgtgcagctatgaagctcgcagtactcactttgtgcagctatcacccaaatacgaatcactttgtggagctaggaagctaacatgaatcactttgtgcagctatgaaggtcgcaggactcactttgtgcagctatgaagctcgcagtactcactttgtgcagctatcacccaaatacgaatcactttgtgcagctatgaagctaacatgaatcactttgtgcagctatgcaggtcgcaggactcactttgtgcagctatgaagctttcatgactcattttgtgcagctatcaccctaatacgaatcactttgtgcagctatgaagctaacatgactcactttgggcagctgtgaagctaacatgactcactttgtgcagctatgaagctgaacCATGAAACAACATGAATCATCAAAGTGATTATTTTTAGGGTTGCAGCCACGCAAAGTGATTATTTTTTGGGTTGTAGCAGtgcaaagtgattcgtgttaggaTTATAGCATCAGGAAGGAATTCCACAGTTGGGTTCACATCTGTTTTGATGTTGTCCGAGTAGAGCTCCAGGAGTGTGGAATAAAATAACTAAAAGGCTGCAGCAGAGTCTCTGCCTGGCCTAGTCTTCCTGTTGGCACATCAAATTCCACCAAATCCAACACCACAACTCgcccacatagacacacacacacacacacctgacacacacacacctgacacacaagggcagctggtgcataagggcgattgggcaacGCActcccaaaacgaaaaaaaaaaggtttttttaaaacaaactttcaccagtgctgctcgaggccattttaatctgtctctgggtatcattgtccaatcagggtggtcttgcttctagtgtaccgccccttttggggcgatttcagtcacgctgaaaatcgcccaagagttcactgatagagtcccatgttaatatattttttttctcctgactgacacttcaatgcaatctctatgggttcaggGAGTGCTTGCACTAACGTGCTTACGTTACTGcgcagcgcggcaaagttgcgttccatcgacatataaacatagatgccgccttctgcgtagaatcatgtcatcctcgccgccatattggatgtggcaaagtggagattcttcaaccgtctctggtgtaGCTTCTAgaccagtgattctcaaactgtggtacgcgtaccactagtggtacgtgggctccattctagtggtacgccaaagaatcacttaattaaatataaataaaatttaaaaaaatataataaaacgtgaaatactatccataatatccgaatggatgaaaatatcttatcaaccgatgacaagaaaatgaaaggagatacaaattaagttaataattttaaaaagtgcttctgggtagccatacgtagcgtacgtacgcattcccgccggttccgctgacagacggttatccgccattggtagactaggctgtgatgggaaaaggtggaggtggctttgctaattctgacgagtacgacaaaattactgtcgtggcttaaatccgtgaatgggagtgtggatcaggagagagggagaactgaagaggacgtgtgtgagccgagtgcagatgctaacgacagtggcaaaaccagccccagaactgctagcaaacggcagaaaccagtgaggaggaagtatgacgaaaaatacataaaactgggattcatttggagcgggacagaggagctgcccaggccgcagtgtgttgtatgcggggaagttctgagcaatgagtccatgaaaccatcgcatctcaaacagcatcttacaaccaaacacacagcactaaaggacaaaccaatggatttttttttttacgaaaacgtgatgaactgaagcagtccaagtccaccattctgtcctatggtacacctgtagccaaagcacaggaagcttcatatcgtgccagcctcctgatcgccagagccggtaagccgcacacaatcggggaactgctgtgtttgccattagccaaagagatgacacgtatcatgtgtggagagaaagctgccagagagttaaacttggtgccgctttcaaatgacaccgtgtcaaggagaataaacgacatggctgatgatgttaaaaagacactgattgagcgcattaagaacagtagatattttaccatacagcttgatgagaataCAGATGTTgaagatttggccaatttatttgattcattatttaagtacagtgttttattttcctatatttaaacacagtgttactgttcaaagtactgtgtgtaatgttacagtggccaacaatattaaatatacttgttaaataaaacctccgccttgtttttaatgaatacttaggcctactacgctactgtattttaatgttggtcattatggtggtacttggagagccaagtattttctgaggtggtacttggtgaaaaaagttttagAACCACTGTTctcgacagtagccgagaataaagatgcctcattcatgtgctgcgtttaactgtaccaacaggtttaccgtccaaacgagatcacatgggattacctttcacaggtgagactggaaaaatacttttcaatactgttcctgcagtcgtcagtttcccagctcatctccaccgggggggtgtagagttataagcagtgagaattagagaatacagtgccacactatgatgaacgtttttgaacgtatgatgaacgtttttaacctttctgaatgcgaaagaatcagtgatgtattttgttttggtatgacattagaacctggccgaactcagtttggcgctcattcagctcactttgttCAACGAGAATAGGTCTGTGTggcgactcaataaataaaatagtacatttttattttcattcactatttccagtttttccactattttcaTCATTTATCAAATTCAGTCTTGTcggttggttattttggcctcaggtttcggtagcttgctacggtatgctgactgattagcttacctgagctatctatcgcgtatctgtcgctggtttgcagtgtacagggtatttcccacactatttataaccatcacattaaaagttatgtgttgttttgatgcctgtttgtttcccaaatatatacgtgtgtgtcttaatgggtgaataaaaggcatcgagttaaatattattgtagaaaggggctttatgaagttcagtccatttacttgcattggtttacggggaagatttgccacatccaatatggcggacagtctgacgtatcccagcaacgggccaccaggctcaatgcggcgtctatgtttatatgtctatattGCGTTCGatacgctcagtttctgaggtgagatggatgcggaaagcaattcagtgcagtccttaaaagaagttccatttagtcagcgatcaaattgagctaaattggcaacaaaacaagctggaccccctcgaccaaatctaaacataaaacaaatttcgacaagggggggaatcatatacttgaggttttacttcaacatggtcccagcgcaaatcctggtgagctggctgcgaggacgcctcagcggttttctgctccccctgcttacttttccaccctggaggggctccacggacaacactgcttcgacggtcactggagtttcggacatgcatcatttgtcggagaaaataaaaaaacatgagtcatcaaagattcacatgggcagctgcctgaagttttcagcttttgggagagtgaacatcactACAGAACtggctgagggctacaggctagcagttcaccgccacaacgatgaggtgagcaagaacaggcacatattaaaccggctcatccaatgcgtgagattttgtggagtgttcgagttagctctacgaggcaaagacgaaactgagggctccagtcaccgtggtgtttttctgggtttggttgactattgacttgctacccaggtcaatttacttcagtcctgtggacatttatggtccgtgtagacataacgggggaaaattgcccccctgaaaaaaaactcaggagccgccactgctgacacacacacacacacacacggcccccAGGCGCGCGCACACTCACTCCAAAGCTGTGCTTTCCACAGCACAAAAGCGGCTCCGTTTCCAAAACTGCACACTACACTCGGACAGTGGAAATCCATCAGGGTCATTGACAGGGCTCTCCTTCCTTCCACTCAGCCCAGAGCGCTTACAGCGGCCACGCCGTTTCTCAGCCCGTTTTTACACACGGCATCGCACAAAGCGCGCAGCCCGCCGGCTCGAGCCGCACCGTGCTGTTTTATGGCCACTGCGCGACACGCTCGGTCTGTACCTGGGCCTGCTGGAGCTCGGGAGGAACGAGAAAGCCCGTTCTCGCTAAACGTGTGCTCGATCGCTTTGGATCTTGTCTTCCGAGTCTTATTTTCACCGAGAAACGCCGTGAGAAAACACAAGTGCGAGTGTGTGACGGCAGCGCGCTCACTCAGCGGCAGCGCGGTTGAGTCTCAAACGTTCTCATGAGCGCTTTTAAGCCCCGCCCCCGGCCTCCGTTTCCCACACAGCGTTTCACTCGCTTCCGCTCCGGAGCTCCGAGACAGATGGCAGAAGTCGCTCCCGCCGCCGCGCCGGCCAAAGCGCCCAAGAAGAAAGCAGCTTCAAAAAGCAAGAAATCAGGCCCGAGCGTCGGCGAGCTCATCATCAAAGCGGTTTCTGCGTCGCAGGAGAGGAGCGGCGTGTCCCTCTCCGCTTTGAAGAAAGCTTTACAGGCCGCCGGATACGATGTGGAGAAGAACAACTCCCGCGTCAACATCGCCGTCAGGAACCTTGTGAGGAAAAGCGTCCTGGTGCAGACCAAAGGGACCGGTGCGTCTGGCTCTTTCAAGCTGAACAAGACGCAGACCGAAGGCAAGAAGACCGCCAAGAAAGCCGCGCCCAAAGCCAGAAAGGCGGCCGCCAAAAAACCCACCGCGGCTAAGAAGCCCAAGAAGATAGCGGCCAAGAAACCCGCCGCCAAGAAGGCGAAGAAGCCCGCCGCCGCCAAGAAATCCACCAAGAGCCCGAAGAAGGCGAAAAAACCGTCGACCCCCAAAAAGGCTGCCAAGAGCGCGAAGAAGACAAAAACTGTAAAGCCCAAAACGGCCAAGGCAAAAAAGGCGGCCCCCAAAAAGAAGTGAACATGCTTGTATGTTTAATGTTTTCTTTCCCTAAACGGCTCTTTTAAGAGCCCCCCATGTTTTCGTTGAGAGAGCAGTATTCCATATTCACTCATGATATCAGATGCTGCTGATTGTTGTGCGGAGTTGATTCCTGCTTTACAAAACGGTGACAGGAGGGCGCTGGGAGAACCATGAACTGAGTCAGGGCTGATGGAACTAATAATTTACATTTCTATACATCGATATATAAACTTTATAATATATATGCCTATATTCCCTTCTTTCCTTTTTCatatatctctctcacacacacacacacacacacacacacaccagtgggaTGGTTGTCACGCAGGCTGACGCTGGAATTTGACGGCATATTTGTGATTGGTTCTTCTGCCACAACGATCTTAACCAATCAGAGAAGAGCCGTGTTGTCTTTATCACAAAGGGCACGAGATACAGCGCTTTTTATTTCAGAGTTGTTCCTGCAACAGATCTGAGCAACAGAATGAGCGGAAGAGGAAAGACCGGTGGTAAGGCTAAAGCTAAACCTAAAACTCGTTCATCCAGAGCCGGACTCCAGTTTCCCGTGGGCCGTGTCCACAGGCTCCTGCGGAAAGGCAACTATGCCGAGCGTGTCGGCGCCGGCGCTCCAGTTTATCTGGCCGCCGTGCTGGAGTACCTGACTGCTGAGATCCTGGAGTTGGCCGGTAACGCCGCTCGTGACAACAAGAAGACTCGCATCATTCCCCGCCACTTACAGCTCGCTGTGCGCAACGACGAGGAGCTGAACAAACTGCTCGGCGGAGTGACCATCGCTCAGGGTGGTGTGCTGCCGAACATTCAGGCGGTGCTTTTGCCCAAAAAGACCGAGAAGGCCGTCAAGGCTAAATAAACTCACCCACTGCTGCGTTCGTCAGTCCCAAAggctcttttaagagccaccCATCTATGCTCAaaaagtgcaattttttttagtCCTTTCCCAGGTTTTGgggtatttcatctcatctcatctcatctcatctcattatctctagccgctttatccttctacagggtcgcaggcaagctggagcctatcccagctgactacgggcgaaaggcggggtacaccctggacaagtcgccaggtcatcacagggctgacacatagctccAGCATAAAAAGAATCCATAAACAATATAATCAAGTGGTGTTAATAGTAGtgatgcattttatttataaacCATTTTAGTCGTAATAGTATAACACTAATAATAACAGTAGTGTGCTGGCTATAAAGGAAGGCTGATGGGTGAAAATAGATTATGACGGCGCTGTCCGTGCGGCGATTGAACCTACAAAACGCGCTAAGCTGCGCTGTTGGCTCTGCGGAGCTGCGCGAGCGGCGATAAATTAGGGACGGGTGTGGCTGTGTTTCAAACTGTGTCGGCGGGAAAAGACGGTCCAATAGCGAATAGGTGACGCAGCGCGTTCTCGCCAATGACAGGCGACCGCGTTCAAGACGCCCAATGAGCGCAGGGCGCTGTTAGAGTTGAAAAAGCCAGCGTCCGCCGTTGCCGTTTATTCTGTTTCTCATCTGTGAAGTGCAGAGCTCACCGCCATGGCAAGAACCAAGCAGACGGCCCGTAAATCCACTGGTGGTAAGGCGCCGAGAAAGCAGCTCGCCACGAAGGCTGCCCGTAAGAGCGCCCCCGCTACCGGCGGCGTGAAGAAGCCTCACCGTTACAGGCCCGGCACCGTGGCTCTGAGGGAGATCCGCCGTTATCAGAAATCTACTGAGCTGCTCATCCGTAAGCTGCCCTTCCAGCGCCTGGTAAGAGAAATCGCTCAGGACTTTAAGACCGATTTGCGCTTCCAGAGCTCGGCTGTCATGGCACTGCAGGAGGCGAGCGAGGCATACTTGGTCGGCCTGTTCGAGGACACTAATCTGTGTGCCATCCACGCCAAGAGAGTGACCATCATGCCCAAGGACATTCAGCTGGCACGCCGTATTCGCGGAGAGCGCGCTTAAACGCCGACTCCGTCTAACGCACACAAAggctcttttaagagccacctcactgtctcacagaAACGAGCCCGTCTCCATCCCCTGCACGGAACACCGTTCTGTTTGAGCTCACGGTTCGAGTGGAGTCGGAGCAGTGAAACAGAACAGCTGTTAGGACACAGTGGCCAGAGTTCTAGAACTTCTCGCGGTTTGACTAACAGGTTTTTGTCCCCGTCCTTTTAGATATTGTGGTGTCTGAGCGCCGCTTCAGTAATCAGAAGAGAAGCAGAAAGTTTTCTCCGCTGCTTGGAAATGAGCAAAGGTAATGCTGTATTTAATAATTGGTTTGTGTATCAAGGTCAAATCTTTGTGCGTATTTCAATACATTTATCACTTCACACACGTTTTGtgtttttaacaatggacattgttacAAGGCAGATTTCCATTTATCCGCAGATATAAAACATTCTAAATATTTCTAATAACACAGACTACTCAATAGAAGTCACTACGCAGCACCCATATAATTTTTACTCTACGTTATTTTCGCTTTTTAAGTAAAATAGCTCGTTTATTTACTTCTTGGATGGAGGCTGGTTTTCCTGATTTGGCCACATGTGGAAACTTTTCTCGGTGTATTTTCCGTCAACAAATATTTATTAAACTCTGCATTTAGTATAAAACAAGGGAACAGCACACAGGGAGAGACACGAATTTGCTCTTCTATGAGAAAGTGggtggctcttaaaagagccgTTGGGTTGCTGAAGGCGGCCGCAGCAGCAGCGCACTTTACTTGGAGCTGGTGTACTTGGTGACGGCCTTTGTGCCCTCAGACACGGCGTGCTTGGCCAGCTCGCCAGGCAGTAAAAGGCGCACAGCGGTCTGGATCTCTCTGGAGGTGATGGTGGAGCGCTTGTTGTAGTGAGCCAGACGAGAGGACTCACCGGCGATACGCTCGAAAATGTCATTGACGAAGGAGTTCATGATGCCCATAGCCTTAGACGAGATGCCGGTGTCGGGATGAACCTGCTTCAGAACCTTGTACACGTAGATAGCGTAGCTCTCCCTCCTGGACTTTCTGCGCTTCTTGCCTCCTTTACCAGCCGCCTTGGTCACGGCTTTCTTGGAGCCCTTCTTGGGCGCGCTTTTAGGTGGCTCGGGCATGGCGCTGCTCCTCGGGTAAACTGTAAGAGAATGAATAAGGCCCGCCTCGCGGCCGCTCTATTTACAGGTCCGCAGTGTAATTAGACACGAGGCAGGAACATATTTTATTGGCCAGAGTTCCAAACCTCCTCATACGGGGCGCCTCCTACCGCTCCGCCCACTTCCTTCCCCTCCGCCTCGCTTTGTCTCCCTTCCCGCCGTTTTATATTCACAGCACTGATGGAAGAATTTTATAGATAAGAATTCATTCCATTCTTATATTTCTATTACCACCATCTGAAgcgtttctctctcacacacagctttCATATAGAAACGGTTAAGTATTACTGATGTTACTCGTGTCTGCAGTTTCCTGTTCTCTGCTTCATTTTAAATAGACTTTATtttcattcagatttgcatcaaacaatACACATTAGAACGAGATTTCGTTGCTGTGGCTCAGTGTAGTGCAGAACGAAACAGCAAGTATATTACctgagaaatatatatatatatatatatatatatatatatatatatatatatataatttctcaGGTAATATACTTGCTGTTTCTTTCTACACTACACTGAGCcacagcaaaaaaaaagaaaaaagcagcagctgtgtgtgtatatatatatatatatatatatatatatatatatacacacacacagatgctgcttttctttttcccctctcacacacactctcacggaGAAAGAGCTCTTTGTGGATGTTTGggtggctcttaaaagagccgTTGTGCTGGTGCGGTTCAGTGTCGGAGCGTTTAACCGCCAAAGCCGTACAGAGTGCGTCCCTGGCATTTCAGGGCGTACACCACATCCATAGCGGTGACGGTCTTTCTCTTGGGTTTCCCCTTTAAGCGCTCCACTGGACACTTTCTCACACGGAGGAGGCCGACAGACGGGCTGCTGGAGCCGGGATTAATGCAGGGAAAGCGCCTGTGGAAAGCCAGTCAGATCTTGAGGAGAGAGGCTGTGAGGAGCTCCTGAACCCGGAGCTGGAGACGGAGACCTACGAGCTGCTGAGGCAGTTGTTCCGCTCTCACACGGGCCTTCCGGTGGAACACAGGTGGAATAAAGCGCACTCAGCACTGCCGAGTCTGTAGAGAGTGGTGGGGAAAACCATCTACCGCCACCGCATCGCATACACCGGTGAGCTTTACCGCACTACCAGGGGCTCATGGCCATCTCTGTCTAAGAGTTACTGGCGATTGGCTTTGGGTGCGTTAGTCCCATTTTCAGGGACTTTAGCTTCATCATTGAGTTGAGCAAAGTTTGATCATAATTTTACCTTTTTCAGATCCCAGTCACagtaatttatcagtttttagacTGAAGGATCTGATTCTGAATCATTTGGTTCTCAGAATGCTCTGTGAAACCGTTCTGCTGCTCTGTTTAGATTTAAACCCTGATGTGATTCAGTTCAAAACACTATTTGTTTTGATCTGAACTGGGTTTAAATCTAAACATTCAGCTCGCTACTCAGAGTTTCTTCAGCGTCTGTCAGTTAGTTTACAGAAGCCCAAACACTGCAGTGCAGGATTCTCTATTACAGGGGAACAAGCACTTTAACTCAGTGAGATATTCACTTGGCTCATAAAATAACCTTTATTTAATAGTGACTTCATAATTTAATTTACGCTGTTTAGGTTCCATAAGCTTATTTTTATATCGTTAGAGTGCTTTTTGTGTCAATTGAAGTTCATCTTGCCATACAATTACCCAATCATGACACAGCAGGCGGATATTACTAGCCAATCCTGTTGCAGGAGGCGGGCATTATGTGCCACAGGGACAGTCTGGACTTCAAAGAATTTCCCCACATTGTTTCCCATAAATGTTAAAGTGCATTATGGATATTCTGTGCTTTACAGGACACAGCATTTAATACTGAATGTTGTAGCACACAGGATCTTTAACTGTGTGCTGTcgggtgtgtgtgcgcacaagTTGAGTAAAGTGCTGTAGGAGGTGTGTAACTGGAGCCCTTTTTAAAGTGGAACTGCTGTCTgattaatacttaatttatctagaagttttctctattttctgttcTGTTTATTCTttcatgatgctgctggaattttaatttccctgagggaacactcccaaagggatcaataaagttctatctatctatctatctatctatctatctatctatctatctatctatctatctatctatctatctatctatctatctatctatctatctatctatctatctatctatctatctatctatctatctatctatctatctatctatctatctatctatctatctatctatctatctatctatcgtggaAACTGGGTTCCTGGAACTCTGcttatttttaaacatgtttATCAAACACCAGCGTactttctcacacacacgggcAGTGGCAGATAATTCAGTAAGATTAAGGTGTGTGTAAATGATCACATTAGTGAAGGTGAAAATAAAGCACATGAACGGGGGCAAAAAGCAAGCAGTAACTGAACACATCactgcacagacagacagaagtgCAAAGTAGATTACACACAGACAGGAGGAGACCGAGTCCGGTCCTTTAAGGGGAGTGTCCTAGTGCCCAAGGAACAGAGAGAAAACCgtgaatgaacacacacatggggAGATGAAAGGGAAATGAGGAAACCTGGATGCACACACAAAGTAaggggaattctgggtaatttgtccCCATGCTGGGAATTTCAGGGAAAGATATTGTTTTATTTTCCTCAGGACAGAGAGACACTGACTCCTACAGGCAGATGGACTGCAAGAAAAGGCAGCTTTATTGTAGTAAGTACAGTTCAGTAGTTGTGTGTGGTGCAGCCATTCGGGGGACTGGGTGTGGGAGAGGACGGGTCCAGCTATCGGGTTGAAGATGTTCCGTAGCCTGATAGTCCGTGTGTTAATAGTCCTGTGGCGTTTTCCATGTGGTAGAGGGACAGACAGGTGGTGACCTGGATGGCTCAGGTCTCTGGTGATGGTGCAATGTTCCTCTGTAGTCGACTAGTGTAGATG
The DNA window shown above is from Neoarius graeffei isolate fNeoGra1 chromosome 18, fNeoGra1.pri, whole genome shotgun sequence and carries:
- the LOC132865891 gene encoding histone H3 is translated as MARTKQTARKSTGGKAPRKQLATKAARKSAPATGGVKKPHRYRPGTVALREIRRYQKSTELLIRKLPFQRLVREIAQDFKTDLRFQSSAVMALQEASEAYLVGLFEDTNLCAIHAKRVTIMPKDIQLARRIRGERA
- the LOC132865910 gene encoding histone H2B-like produces the protein MPEPPKSAPKKGSKKAVTKAAGKGGKKRRKSRRESYAIYVYKVLKQVHPDTGISSKAMGIMNSFVNDIFERIAGESSRLAHYNKRSTITSREIQTAVRLLLPGELAKHAVSEGTKAVTKYTSSK
- the LOC132865897 gene encoding histone H2A, whose amino-acid sequence is MSGRGKTGGKAKAKPKTRSSRAGLQFPVGRVHRLLRKGNYAERVGAGAPVYLAAVLEYLTAEILELAGNAARDNKKTRIIPRHLQLAVRNDEELNKLLGGVTIAQGGVLPNIQAVLLPKKTEKAVKAK
- the LOC132865885 gene encoding histone H1-like, which encodes MAEVAPAAAPAKAPKKKAASKSKKSGPSVGELIIKAVSASQERSGVSLSALKKALQAAGYDVEKNNSRVNIAVRNLVRKSVLVQTKGTGASGSFKLNKTQTEGKKTAKKAAPKARKAAAKKPTAAKKPKKIAAKKPAAKKAKKPAAAKKSTKSPKKAKKPSTPKKAAKSAKKTKTVKPKTAKAKKAAPKKK